A DNA window from Nitrospira sp. contains the following coding sequences:
- a CDS encoding 4-hydroxy-tetrahydrodipicolinate synthase (MaGe:77310885), translating into MFTGSHVAIVTPFRKGKVDERALGDLIEWQIAQGTNGIVPCGTTGESATLSHEEHNRVIELTVEVVRRRVPVTAGTGSNSTDEAISLTKHAKEAGADAALLITPYYNKPTQEGLYRHYKAIAEAVDLPLVLYNIPGRTGVNMLPSTIARLAVIQNIVGVKEGSGVIQQASDIVQTCGDRLAVLAGDDAMTLPMMAVGGRGVITVTANIAPTEMANMVKAFTAGNLEEARRIHFQLSPLFAALFYETNPIPVKEALGMMGKIDPELRLPLCPMGKENRDRLMQAMKEARFI; encoded by the coding sequence ATGTTTACCGGTTCACATGTCGCAATCGTGACGCCCTTTCGGAAGGGCAAAGTCGATGAGCGGGCGCTGGGCGATCTCATCGAATGGCAAATCGCCCAGGGGACAAACGGGATTGTTCCCTGCGGCACCACCGGAGAGTCCGCCACCTTGTCGCACGAGGAGCATAACCGTGTGATTGAGCTGACGGTCGAAGTGGTCCGTCGCCGAGTTCCGGTCACGGCTGGAACCGGCTCCAATAGCACGGATGAGGCCATCTCGCTCACGAAGCATGCGAAGGAAGCTGGGGCCGATGCCGCGCTTCTCATTACGCCTTACTATAATAAGCCGACTCAGGAAGGTTTGTATCGCCATTACAAGGCGATCGCCGAGGCGGTCGATTTGCCGCTGGTGCTGTACAACATCCCGGGGCGAACCGGGGTGAATATGCTTCCGTCGACGATCGCCAGATTGGCCGTGATTCAAAATATCGTGGGGGTGAAAGAGGGCAGCGGGGTGATTCAGCAGGCGTCGGATATTGTGCAAACCTGCGGAGACCGCCTTGCGGTGCTTGCCGGCGACGATGCGATGACCTTGCCCATGATGGCGGTCGGCGGTCGAGGCGTGATTACCGTGACGGCCAATATCGCGCCGACCGAGATGGCGAACATGGTCAAGGCGTTTACGGCCGGAAACCTTGAGGAGGCTCGACGCATCCACTTTCAGCTGTCGCCTTTGTTTGCCGCATTGTTTTATGAAACGAATCCGATTCCCGTGAAAGAAGCACTGGGCATGATGGGGAAAATCGATCCCGAACTTCGTTTGCCGCTCTGCCCGATGGGTAAAGAAAATCGAGACAGGTTGATGCAGGCGATGAAAGAGGCGCGCTTTATATAG